The following nucleotide sequence is from Leptolyngbya subtilissima AS-A7.
AGCTTACAGAGTCTTACCCATGCCCGGAACTCTCATTCGTCAAGCTATCTATGCCGCGCTGACCCTAATCGGCTTCATCTGGACAAACTACTACCTAGTTCAGTTCACCATTGCCACCAAGGGTGAGTTCACCGCCACCAACCTGCTAAATTTTGACCTGTCTGCCTTTATCGAGCAGGTCTGGGCTAACCCGGCCTCTAGCTTTGTTGCCGTCGATCTCACCATTGCGCTGCTGCTGGTGATCACGTTTATTGTGTCGGAGGGGCGGCGGCTGAAACTCAGGCTTTGGGGCATTTATATTGTCCTGATGTTTGCGATCTCCTTTGCCTTTGGCTTTGCTCTATTTATGTTTGTGCGTGAGCGCAAGCTGGCCGAAACTGCGTCTAACCTCACAGCTTGAGTCTTGCTACAGGCCTGGGGTGGCTTGGGCAAAGAGAGCGTCAAAATCTGTGGTAACTACAGCTCCGGGCGTGCCCTCTGGTTTAGAGATCACGTCAAAGGCTTTATTGCGGGCGGTGGGCGCTAGCAACGCTTGCACCACCACCTCTGCCACATCAGCGCGGGGAATGGAGGTGGAAATGCCGTCAGGAGGATTGGCCAGCAGCTGGTCATCTTTGCCGACAATCAGCTCTCGCTGGCCGCCCGGCTGATCTTGCAGCCCCCCCGCCCGAATGATGGTGTAGTCGAGGCCAGAGTCGATCAAATAGGCTTCTGCCTTGCGCTTCCAAATCAGAATGTTGCCGTTGGCCATGCGGTTGAGAGGGTGTTGCTCATTGGTGCCACCCATGGAACCGACTAGAACGATGTGCTTTACTCCGGCAGCTTTCGCGGCTTCAATCTGGTTGATCTGGCCGTGGTAGTCAACCTGTTCGGGCGTTCCCCCCTCGGGGTAGGTGAACTCTGGCCGCTGTCCCGGCTCTGGTGGAGCTTTCATTTGAGGTATGGCACTAGTGAGAATCAGCAGGGCATCGCAGCCGGCCAGCGCGGCTTGGAGTCGATCGCGATCGCTCACATCCCCCACATAAAACCCTTCCATTGTGCCAAACAGGTCTTGCACCTTCGCCTCAGAGCGGGCAAAGCCTTTGGCCACAAACTGCTCTGGCCGCTGCTGAAGTTTTTGGACAGCGATCGCCCCGGTGCGCCCGGTGGCGCCAGTGACTAAAACGTGGAGAGGTGTGGTCATAGAACGCTTCTACAGATAGGTAAGGTTTAACGGTGTTCTAAATCGGAGATTGTGGGTGGTCTTGCCGTTGATAGGGCAGTTTTGGCAATTGAGCGCCCATTAGGGCGCTCGCCTCTAGTGGCTACTGCTTAGCTTTTTCTATATAGTCGAGCCGGAGCTGGTGATCGGGGCTGAGCAGGCGGCGATAGGCCAACAGCACTACGCCAAAGATCCCCAGGGCGGCTCCGGCGGCGATCATAAATATAATCACGATCTGGTAGCGCACGGCGTCGATGGGGTTGGCCCCAGCCAAAATTTGGCCTGTCATCATGCCCGGCAGACTGACTAAGCCCATCACCATCATCGAGTTGATGGTGGGTATCATGCCGACGCGAATGGCGTTGCGCACCTGGGGATGGGCGGCTTCCCAACGGGTGGCCCCTAGGGCCAGTAGGGTTTCGACCTGGTCGCGCTGGGTCACCAGCCCTTCCATAAAGCGGTCTAGTCCTAGGGAAATGCCGTTGAGAGTGTTGCCCAGCACCATGCCCAGTAACGGGATCAGGTACTGCGGGTCGTACCAGGGCTGCACTCGAATAATGCCGACCATCGCGAAGCCCGTCACCAGCGAGGAAGAGGCCAGCACCGACAGCAGGCTGTGCCAGTAGACGCCCACAAAGCGGCGC
It contains:
- a CDS encoding DUF2834 domain-containing protein, with the protein product MPGTLIRQAIYAALTLIGFIWTNYYLVQFTIATKGEFTATNLLNFDLSAFIEQVWANPASSFVAVDLTIALLLVITFIVSEGRRLKLRLWGIYIVLMFAISFAFGFALFMFVRERKLAETASNLTA
- a CDS encoding SDR family oxidoreductase; the protein is MTTPLHVLVTGATGRTGAIAVQKLQQRPEQFVAKGFARSEAKVQDLFGTMEGFYVGDVSDRDRLQAALAGCDALLILTSAIPQMKAPPEPGQRPEFTYPEGGTPEQVDYHGQINQIEAAKAAGVKHIVLVGSMGGTNEQHPLNRMANGNILIWKRKAEAYLIDSGLDYTIIRAGGLQDQPGGQRELIVGKDDQLLANPPDGISTSIPRADVAEVVVQALLAPTARNKAFDVISKPEGTPGAVVTTDFDALFAQATPGL
- a CDS encoding ABC transporter permease, whose translation is METNYIAISYGQLALSALLIVVNVVLSTALRLGLGQSLLTAALRMVVQLLLIGFVLEWLFTQDNALVILAIALVMTAIAGIAAVNRTQRRFVGVYWHSLLSVLASSSLVTGFAMVGIIRVQPWYDPQYLIPLLGMVLGNTLNGISLGLDRFMEGLVTQRDQVETLLALGATRWEAAHPQVRNAIRVGMIPTINSMMVMGLVSLPGMMTGQILAGANPIDAVRYQIVIIFMIAAGAALGIFGVVLLAYRRLLSPDHQLRLDYIEKAKQ